In bacterium HR11, a single window of DNA contains:
- the rpsM gene encoding 30S ribosomal protein S13, giving the protein MVRIAGVDLPASKPTFVALTYIYGIGRSSALKICQQAGVDIYRKLKDLHEDEINRIRHIIETQYKVEGELRKEVQANIRRLIDIGCYRGIRHVKGLPVRGQRTRTNARTRKGPRGRQIAIKKKKVRK; this is encoded by the coding sequence ATGGTCCGTATCGCGGGCGTCGACCTGCCGGCGTCCAAGCCGACCTTCGTGGCCCTGACTTATATTTATGGGATCGGCCGGTCCAGCGCTTTGAAGATATGCCAGCAGGCCGGCGTGGACATCTACCGGAAGCTCAAGGATTTGCATGAAGACGAAATCAACCGGATTCGCCACATTATCGAGACTCAATACAAGGTCGAGGGCGAGCTTCGGAAGGAAGTTCAGGCTAACATCCGGCGCCTGATCGATATCGGCTGTTACCGCGGAATCCGTCATGTCAAGGGCCTCCCCGTGCGAGGTCAGCGGACGCGCACAAACGCCCGTACCCGTAAGGGTCCTCGAGGCCGCCAGATCGCTATCAAAAAGAAGAAGGTCCGGAAGTAG
- the rpoA gene encoding DNA-directed RNA polymerase subunit alpha produces the protein MIQTEEFLMPEVVEVEPHTYSRYFGRFTAAPFERGYGITVGNALRRILLSSIEGAAVVAVRVNENLHEYASIPGVVEDVYEILLNLRHLVVRLLTDKPKRLYLRADRKGPVYARDIEHDAEVEVLEPDHYICTIGGDGYIELEMIVKKGRGFVPAERNQTPGLPRGFIPVSSIHSPVRKVNFHVEPTRVGQRTDYDRLILEIWTNGTVTPVEALRQATELWIRHAQLFQNVTEPEVAMPAASAGEAAAEEATRAEPGTEILQQDIAELGLPNKIVRVLYNNRIRRVAELVQMSSVELQDLPNVGPKSVEEIEQALQRYGLSLRNK, from the coding sequence ATGATTCAGACAGAAGAATTCCTCATGCCGGAGGTCGTGGAGGTCGAGCCGCACACGTACAGCCGGTACTTTGGCCGTTTCACGGCGGCTCCTTTTGAGCGAGGCTACGGGATCACGGTCGGCAACGCCCTCCGACGCATCTTGCTGTCTTCGATCGAGGGCGCCGCCGTCGTGGCCGTCCGGGTCAATGAAAACCTTCACGAGTACGCCTCCATCCCCGGCGTCGTCGAGGACGTTTACGAGATCCTCTTGAACCTCCGGCACTTGGTCGTCCGCCTCCTGACGGACAAGCCCAAGCGGCTCTACTTGCGAGCCGACCGCAAGGGCCCCGTCTACGCCCGGGACATCGAGCACGACGCCGAGGTCGAGGTCCTCGAGCCCGACCATTACATCTGCACCATCGGCGGGGATGGTTACATCGAGCTCGAGATGATCGTCAAGAAGGGCCGGGGATTCGTGCCGGCCGAGCGGAATCAGACGCCCGGCCTGCCCCGGGGCTTCATCCCCGTTTCCTCGATCCACTCTCCCGTCCGTAAGGTCAATTTCCACGTGGAGCCGACCCGCGTGGGTCAACGCACGGACTACGACCGCCTGATCCTGGAAATCTGGACGAACGGGACCGTCACGCCCGTCGAGGCCCTGCGCCAGGCGACGGAACTCTGGATTCGCCACGCGCAGTTGTTCCAGAACGTCACCGAGCCGGAGGTCGCCATGCCCGCCGCCTCGGCGGGCGAAGCGGCCGCCGAAGAAGCGACCCGAGCCGAGCCGGGGACGGAGATCCTCCAGCAGGACATCGCCGAGCTGGGGTTGCCGAATAAGATCGTCCGGGTCCTGTACAACAACCGCATCCGACGTGTGGCCGAGCTCGTCCAGATGTCCTCTGTGGAACTGCAAGACCTCCCCAACGTAGGTCCCAAGTCCGTCGAGGAAATCGAACAAGCCCTCCAGAGGTACGGCCTCTCTCTGCGAAACAAGTGA
- the rpsD gene encoding 30S ribosomal protein S4 has translation MKLFLKGIKCYTKCPLERKNYPPGMHGRTRHPRLTPYGMQLREKQKVKRIYGVLERQFELYFERALRLRGPTGENLLRLLEKRLDNVIYRAGLAHSRAHARQLVRHGHVLVDGRKVDIPSYEVAVGQEIQLTEAARQNPMVQQAIEFAASHRPVPAWLSAHREEGRVRVVAEPRREDIDFTVQEHMIVELYSK, from the coding sequence ATGAAGCTCTTCTTGAAGGGCATTAAGTGTTACACGAAATGCCCCTTAGAGCGGAAGAACTACCCGCCCGGGATGCACGGCCGGACCCGGCATCCCCGGCTGACCCCTTACGGTATGCAGCTTCGGGAGAAGCAGAAGGTCAAGCGGATTTACGGCGTCCTGGAACGCCAGTTCGAGCTTTATTTTGAGCGAGCCCTCCGTCTCCGGGGTCCGACAGGGGAGAACCTCTTGCGGCTTCTGGAAAAACGTTTGGACAATGTGATTTACCGAGCGGGCCTGGCCCATTCCCGGGCCCATGCCCGTCAACTCGTCCGTCATGGCCATGTCCTCGTCGACGGTCGGAAGGTCGACATCCCGTCTTACGAGGTCGCCGTCGGGCAGGAAATTCAACTGACTGAGGCGGCCCGTCAGAATCCGATGGTCCAGCAGGCCATCGAATTTGCGGCTTCCCATCGACCCGTGCCGGCATGGCTCTCGGCCCATCGAGAAGAGGGCCGGGTCCGCGTCGTCGCCGAGCCTCGTCGGGAGGATATCGATTTCACGGTTCAGGAGCACATGATCGTCGAGCTTTACTCCAAGTAG
- the sucC gene encoding Succinate--CoA ligase [ADP-forming] subunit beta, translating to MNIHEYQSKMILKGFGLPVPRGDVAESPPAARAVAERLAAEGAPAFVVKAQIHAGGRGKAGGIRRADTPEAVESAARQLLGHRLVTPQTGPEGKIVRRVLVEEAVPIAAEYYVAVLVDRSLQKPIVMASPAGGMDIEEVAVRQPEAIVREVLWDLDRIHPYQARRLGLRLGFQGSLLAEFGRIVQGLVEAFWRCDATLVEVNPLVRRTDDRLLLLDAKVVLDDNALYRHPDLAALRDVEEEDPLEVEATRARLSYIRLDGNIGCMVNGAGLAMATMDIIQWAGGRPANFLDVGGGASPEQVAQAFRILMADPRVKAVLINIFGGILRCDRLATGIVTAAREVGVRVPMVIRLEGTNVEEGRRILAESGLNFTVAHDMEEAARKVVELAGKQLS from the coding sequence ATGAATATTCATGAATACCAGTCCAAAATGATTTTGAAGGGGTTCGGCCTCCCCGTCCCCCGGGGCGACGTCGCCGAATCCCCCCCGGCCGCCCGTGCCGTCGCCGAACGCCTCGCCGCCGAGGGCGCCCCCGCCTTCGTCGTGAAAGCCCAAATCCACGCCGGCGGCCGGGGCAAGGCCGGCGGCATCCGTCGGGCCGACACGCCCGAGGCCGTCGAGTCCGCCGCCCGCCAGCTCCTGGGCCATCGTCTCGTGACGCCCCAGACGGGACCCGAGGGCAAGATCGTCCGTCGGGTCCTCGTCGAGGAGGCCGTCCCCATTGCCGCCGAGTACTATGTGGCCGTCCTCGTCGACCGGAGCCTCCAGAAGCCCATCGTCATGGCCAGCCCCGCCGGCGGGATGGACATCGAGGAGGTCGCCGTCCGCCAGCCGGAGGCCATCGTCCGGGAAGTCCTGTGGGACCTCGACCGGATCCATCCCTACCAGGCCCGGCGGCTGGGCCTCCGGTTGGGCTTTCAGGGATCCCTCCTGGCCGAATTCGGCCGCATCGTCCAGGGCCTCGTCGAGGCTTTCTGGCGATGCGACGCCACGCTCGTCGAGGTCAACCCCCTCGTCCGTCGAACCGACGACCGACTGCTCCTCCTGGACGCCAAGGTCGTCTTGGACGACAACGCCCTGTACCGTCATCCCGACCTGGCGGCCTTGCGGGATGTCGAAGAGGAGGACCCCCTGGAGGTCGAGGCGACCCGGGCCCGACTGAGCTACATCCGTCTGGACGGAAACATCGGCTGTATGGTCAACGGGGCCGGCCTGGCGATGGCGACGATGGACATCATCCAGTGGGCCGGCGGTCGGCCGGCGAACTTTCTGGACGTCGGTGGGGGCGCCAGTCCGGAGCAGGTCGCCCAGGCGTTTCGGATTTTGATGGCCGACCCACGGGTGAAGGCCGTCCTGATCAACATCTTCGGCGGCATCCTGCGGTGCGACCGCCTGGCGACAGGGATCGTGACGGCGGCCCGGGAGGTCGGCGTGCGAGTCCCGATGGTCATTCGCCTGGAGGGCACGAACGTCGAGGAGGGCCGACGGATCTTGGCCGAGTCAGGCCTGAACTTCACGGTCGCCCACGACATGGAGGAGGCGGCCCGAAAGGTCGTCGAGCTGGCGGGCAAGCAACTGTCTTAG
- the zupT gene encoding Zinc transporter ZupT — MPPAALWVPALTAALGNVLGALVFVRVRSVSHDVRYSLLGLSAGFLMALTVLEIMPTLLDEAGETGFRYLLTGFFLTFFLQRWLDPSLLHTHHVEEHELWVSDRQHLHDLIRHTHWGATILVGLLVHSLMDGALLGSAVGTQTDLGTIAFLAILVHKFPDGLTLAAVMTATGAPFRRALGGALGMGGMTVLGAWMMDVLRPWAAVGLGFSSGALLYVVTVEFVPIVLHAPRRWYSLTILAGLLVGALVGHLVGPHLD; from the coding sequence ATGCCGCCTGCGGCCCTTTGGGTGCCGGCCCTGACGGCGGCCCTGGGCAACGTCCTCGGGGCCCTGGTCTTCGTGCGGGTCCGGAGCGTTTCCCATGACGTCCGCTACTCCCTGCTGGGTCTGAGCGCCGGGTTCCTGATGGCCCTGACGGTCCTGGAAATCATGCCGACCCTCCTGGACGAGGCCGGCGAGACCGGGTTCCGGTACTTACTGACTGGCTTCTTCCTGACCTTCTTCCTCCAACGATGGTTAGACCCCTCCCTCCTCCACACCCACCATGTGGAGGAGCACGAACTATGGGTCTCCGATCGTCAGCACCTCCATGACCTGATCCGTCATACCCACTGGGGGGCGACGATCCTGGTCGGCTTGCTCGTGCACTCTCTGATGGATGGGGCCCTCCTGGGGAGCGCCGTCGGAACCCAGACGGACTTAGGCACGATCGCTTTCCTGGCCATCCTGGTCCACAAATTCCCGGACGGCTTGACCCTGGCGGCCGTCATGACCGCCACGGGGGCGCCCTTCCGACGGGCCCTGGGGGGCGCCCTCGGGATGGGCGGCATGACCGTCCTCGGGGCCTGGATGATGGACGTCCTCCGACCCTGGGCGGCCGTCGGCCTGGGCTTCTCGAGCGGGGCCCTCCTATACGTCGTCACCGTCGAGTTCGTCCCCATTGTGCTCCATGCCCCCCGGCGGTGGTACAGTCTGACGATCCTGGCCGGTCTGCTGGTCGGGGCCCTCGTCGGTCACCTGGTCGGCCCGCACCTCGACTGA
- the rpmJ gene encoding 50S ribosomal protein L36, which yields MKVRASVKRICNKCRVIRRKGRVRVICENPKHKQRQG from the coding sequence ATGAAGGTCCGGGCATCGGTAAAACGTATCTGTAATAAGTGTCGGGTCATCCGCCGGAAGGGCCGGGTCCGGGTGATCTGCGAAAACCCGAAACACAAACAGCGTCAAGGATAG
- the rpsK gene encoding 30S ribosomal protein S11: MAKPAPRKKKKKVHVTEAIAHIHSTFNNTIVTFTDLEGNTITWASGGTIGFKGSRKGTPYAAQQAALKAAQEALRFGVKAVHVRVKGPGSGRESAVRALQTAGLEIRSIKDVTPIPHNGCRPPKRRRV; the protein is encoded by the coding sequence ATGGCCAAGCCGGCCCCTCGGAAGAAGAAAAAGAAGGTCCATGTCACCGAGGCCATCGCCCACATTCATTCGACGTTCAACAACACGATCGTGACGTTCACCGACCTGGAAGGGAACACGATCACGTGGGCCTCGGGTGGGACCATCGGGTTCAAGGGCTCCCGGAAGGGGACACCTTATGCGGCTCAGCAGGCCGCCCTGAAGGCGGCCCAGGAGGCCCTCCGCTTTGGCGTGAAAGCTGTCCACGTGCGGGTCAAAGGCCCCGGGAGCGGCCGGGAGTCGGCGGTCCGGGCCTTACAGACAGCAGGCCTGGAGATCCGGTCGATCAAGGACGTCACGCCGATCCCCCACAACGGCTGTCGTCCCCCAAAGCGCCGTCGGGTGTGA
- the rplQ gene encoding 50S ribosomal protein L17, whose product MRHRRVVRRFGADSEHHRAIMRNLAISLLLHEKIQTTLPKAKELARYVERLVTAARSTLQGADEARKTAVYRRIWRFLHHKAAMKRLVRDILPRFADRPGGYTRIVKTGKFRVGDGAELAIICFVGSEEVRISERQKRLEKKAKRVRR is encoded by the coding sequence ATGCGGCATCGTCGCGTCGTCCGGCGCTTTGGAGCCGATAGCGAGCATCACCGGGCCATCATGCGGAATCTCGCCATCTCTCTCTTGCTCCACGAGAAGATCCAGACGACCCTCCCGAAGGCGAAGGAACTGGCCCGATACGTCGAGCGCTTGGTCACGGCGGCCCGCTCGACCCTCCAGGGCGCCGACGAGGCCCGGAAGACGGCCGTCTACCGGCGTATCTGGCGGTTTCTTCACCATAAGGCGGCCATGAAGCGGCTCGTGCGGGACATCCTGCCTCGATTCGCCGACCGGCCCGGCGGATACACCCGGATCGTCAAAACCGGGAAGTTCCGGGTCGGCGACGGGGCCGAGCTGGCCATCATCTGCTTCGTCGGGTCCGAGGAAGTCCGTATCTCGGAACGCCAGAAGCGCCTGGAAAAGAAGGCCAAGCGGGTCCGCCGATAA
- the hisD gene encoding Histidinol dehydrogenase, with protein MLRIWRFPSPESQAFLEAIEQRQVSLPAELTEQVAQILDDVRREGDAAVLRYIREFDGVDLTPEDLRVPPTELQRLADQAPQDVVTALQQAADRIRRFHEGYRLSSWGWDDGRAWVGLQFRPLDVVGVYVPGGRAAYPSTVLMTTLPARVARVPRIVVCTPPRRFFEQPVLAAALRLAGVEEVYLVGGAVAIAAMAYGTATIPRVDKIVGPGNVYVAIAKRLVYGQVAIDAIAGPTELLVLCDETAQPAWVAADLLSQAEHDEHACVLCFTTSMNHAEAIAAEVVRQVEFLATRTTIEAALARGGIVVFDDRDAMVEWANRIAPEHVQVMTDGAEEAARRIRNAGAVFVGPLSSVVFGDYWAGANHVLPTAGTARFASPLGVYDFGRWYSWIRIHPPGVGAAVGVVERLAEAEGLPAHAAAARIRAKG; from the coding sequence ATGCTTCGGATCTGGCGGTTTCCGTCCCCTGAAAGCCAGGCTTTTTTGGAAGCCATCGAACAGCGGCAGGTCTCGCTCCCGGCCGAACTGACCGAGCAGGTCGCCCAGATCCTCGACGACGTCCGCCGGGAAGGCGACGCCGCCGTCCTGCGCTACATCCGGGAGTTCGATGGCGTCGACCTGACCCCGGAGGACCTCCGGGTGCCGCCGACCGAACTCCAACGCCTGGCCGACCAGGCGCCTCAGGACGTCGTGACGGCCCTTCAGCAGGCGGCCGACCGCATTCGACGGTTCCACGAGGGCTACCGTTTGTCGTCCTGGGGATGGGACGACGGACGGGCCTGGGTCGGTCTCCAGTTTCGGCCCCTGGACGTCGTCGGCGTATATGTCCCCGGCGGCCGGGCCGCCTATCCCTCGACGGTCCTCATGACGACCCTCCCGGCGCGGGTCGCTCGCGTCCCCCGCATCGTCGTCTGTACGCCCCCCCGCCGATTCTTTGAACAGCCCGTCCTGGCGGCCGCCCTTCGGTTGGCCGGCGTCGAGGAGGTCTACCTGGTCGGCGGGGCCGTCGCCATCGCCGCCATGGCGTACGGGACGGCTACCATCCCCCGGGTCGATAAAATCGTCGGCCCCGGAAACGTCTATGTCGCTATCGCCAAGCGGCTCGTGTACGGGCAGGTCGCCATCGACGCCATCGCCGGGCCGACGGAGCTTCTCGTCCTGTGCGACGAGACCGCCCAGCCCGCCTGGGTCGCCGCCGACCTCCTCTCCCAGGCCGAGCACGACGAGCATGCCTGCGTCCTCTGCTTCACGACGTCGATGAACCACGCCGAAGCCATCGCCGCCGAGGTCGTCCGCCAGGTCGAATTCCTGGCGACCCGGACGACCATCGAGGCGGCCCTCGCCCGGGGCGGCATCGTCGTCTTCGACGACCGGGACGCGATGGTCGAGTGGGCCAATCGCATCGCCCCGGAACACGTGCAGGTCATGACCGACGGGGCGGAGGAGGCCGCCCGCCGGATTCGCAATGCCGGGGCTGTCTTCGTCGGTCCCCTGTCGTCGGTCGTCTTCGGCGACTACTGGGCGGGCGCCAACCACGTCCTGCCGACGGCCGGGACGGCCCGTTTCGCTTCCCCCCTGGGCGTCTACGACTTCGGCCGGTGGTATTCCTGGATTCGCATTCACCCACCGGGCGTCGGGGCGGCCGTTGGGGTCGTCGAACGACTCGCCGAGGCCGAGGGCCTGCCGGCCCACGCGGCGGCCGCCCGTATCCGAGCGAAGGGGTGA
- the infA gene encoding Translation initiation factor IF-1 — MAQKEEAIEVEGVVLESLPNAMFRVKIEGQDLVVLAHVSGRMRKHFIQIVPGDRVRVELSPYDLTRGRIVYRYK, encoded by the coding sequence ATGGCCCAGAAAGAAGAAGCCATCGAGGTCGAGGGCGTCGTCCTCGAGAGCCTGCCCAACGCCATGTTTCGCGTCAAGATCGAGGGCCAGGACTTGGTCGTCCTGGCCCATGTGTCGGGCCGGATGCGGAAGCATTTCATTCAGATCGTGCCTGGTGATCGCGTGCGGGTCGAGCTTTCGCCTTACGACTTGACCCGGGGCCGCATCGTGTACCGCTATAAGTAG
- the sucD_2 gene encoding Succinate--CoA ligase [ADP-forming] subunit alpha, with translation MSILVDEATRVVVQGITGKEGRFHTEQCLRYGTKVVAGVTPGKGGQVLRDLPNTDGVPVFDTVEEAVRKEGANASLIFVPAPYAADAILEAADAGIRVIVCITEGIPPLDMLRVVEFVRQRGARLIGPNCPGVISPGKAKLGIMPGHIHRPGFVGVVSRSGTLTYEAVFQITQRGLGQSTCVGIGGDPVVGSSFVDILRLFRDDPETRMVVLIGEIGGTAEEEAAAYIQESGFPKPVVAFVAGRTAPPGRRMGHAGAIIMGGRGTAATKVQALQEAGVTVVDNPARIGETVTEVARMYGWATS, from the coding sequence ATGAGCATTTTGGTCGACGAAGCGACGAGGGTCGTCGTCCAGGGGATCACCGGCAAAGAAGGTCGATTCCACACGGAGCAGTGTCTTCGGTACGGGACGAAAGTCGTCGCCGGGGTGACGCCCGGCAAGGGCGGCCAGGTCTTGCGAGACCTGCCGAACACGGACGGCGTGCCCGTCTTCGACACCGTCGAGGAGGCCGTCCGCAAGGAGGGGGCAAATGCTTCTCTGATTTTCGTACCGGCGCCCTATGCGGCGGACGCCATCTTAGAGGCGGCCGACGCCGGCATTCGGGTCATCGTCTGCATCACGGAGGGCATTCCGCCCCTGGACATGCTGAGGGTCGTCGAGTTCGTCCGTCAACGGGGCGCCCGCCTGATCGGACCCAACTGTCCGGGCGTCATCTCGCCGGGCAAGGCGAAGTTGGGGATCATGCCGGGTCACATCCATCGGCCCGGTTTTGTCGGCGTCGTCTCCCGAAGTGGGACGCTGACCTATGAGGCCGTCTTTCAGATCACCCAGCGGGGGCTGGGGCAGAGCACGTGCGTCGGCATCGGCGGGGACCCCGTCGTCGGGTCGTCCTTTGTCGATATCCTGCGGCTTTTTCGGGACGACCCCGAGACGCGCATGGTCGTCCTGATCGGGGAGATCGGAGGGACGGCGGAAGAGGAGGCGGCCGCTTACATCCAGGAGAGCGGCTTCCCTAAGCCGGTCGTGGCCTTCGTCGCCGGGCGGACGGCGCCGCCGGGGCGCCGGATGGGGCACGCCGGGGCCATCATCATGGGCGGTCGGGGTACGGCCGCGACTAAGGTCCAGGCCCTGCAGGAAGCCGGCGTGACGGTCGTCGACAACCCGGCCCGCATCGGAGAAACTGTAACGGAGGTCGCCCGCATGTACGGATGGGCGACCTCCTGA
- the map gene encoding Methionine aminopeptidase 1 encodes MDYIVQWARHWLSRRTGRITLKTPEELRRLREAGRLTGQLLRLLGAAVQPGLPVYELDELADAFLREHGAETVFRGYQPDFADTPFPGHICVSINEEVVHGLPNRKRRLREGDIVSIDVGVRWDGYVGDAAATFPVGSVDPVHARLIAVTREALARGIAQARPGHHIGAIGHAIETWVEHENGLRVIREYVGHGVGRHLHEDPVVPNYGAPHQGIRLRPGLVIAIEPMVVTGSGETEVLPDGWTVVTRDGSFAAHFEHTVAITDRGPWILTNPDEDEDFIGPQATDHGPRP; translated from the coding sequence ATGGACTACATCGTCCAGTGGGCACGGCACTGGCTGAGTCGACGGACAGGTCGGATTACCCTCAAGACCCCGGAGGAGCTTCGCCGGCTTCGGGAAGCCGGCCGGCTGACGGGGCAGCTCTTGCGCCTCTTGGGGGCCGCCGTCCAGCCGGGTCTCCCGGTGTATGAGCTTGACGAGCTGGCCGACGCCTTTCTCCGGGAACATGGGGCCGAGACGGTGTTTCGGGGATACCAGCCGGACTTTGCCGACACCCCCTTCCCGGGCCATATCTGCGTCTCGATCAACGAGGAAGTTGTCCACGGGCTTCCCAACCGGAAGCGGCGTCTCCGGGAGGGGGACATCGTGAGCATCGACGTCGGGGTCCGCTGGGACGGCTACGTGGGCGATGCGGCCGCGACTTTTCCCGTCGGGTCGGTCGATCCGGTTCATGCCCGTCTGATCGCCGTCACCCGGGAGGCCCTCGCGCGGGGGATCGCCCAAGCCCGGCCGGGTCATCATATCGGCGCCATCGGTCATGCCATCGAGACGTGGGTCGAACACGAGAATGGCCTCCGGGTCATTCGAGAATACGTCGGCCACGGGGTCGGCCGGCACCTTCATGAGGACCCGGTCGTGCCCAATTATGGGGCCCCGCATCAGGGTATCCGGCTTCGACCGGGTCTGGTGATCGCCATCGAGCCGATGGTCGTAACGGGGTCGGGCGAGACGGAGGTCCTCCCGGACGGTTGGACGGTCGTAACCCGAGACGGGAGTTTCGCCGCTCATTTCGAGCATACGGTCGCCATCACGGATCGGGGGCCTTGGATCTTGACCAACCCCGATGAGGACGAGGATTTCATCGGACCCCAGGCGACAGATCATGGACCACGACCCTGA